Within the Musa acuminata AAA Group cultivar baxijiao chromosome BXJ2-9, Cavendish_Baxijiao_AAA, whole genome shotgun sequence genome, the region tatatatatatatatatatatatatatatatatatattgatcaaATGTTATCAAAGATGATTTCTTTTTGTTGAAAACCTCCACCTAGTTAGCGGTTTTAGAATTATGTGATCCTCATCTTAATTATTATTTGTGAACCTTAATAACTATCTCAAATTCTTTGAAGACCAAGAAGATTcactaaataaaattaaaaagagtCTACTGTTGATGATTCTCCAAAATTATTGCTTCAGGTCCAAATGATTCCGTGttttcataattatagattttgaTCATAACATTAGATAACCAATTCATCTTGATAGATCCAAGGCAATGGCATGAGGATCAAAAGATCAGCACAAAATTTAAGGAGTTGCAGTTGCCCTACATGCAAAGCAGGTCCAAAAGGCAAAACCCAAATGAGGCTAAGTCAGCTCAAAAGAGCCGACAGTCTTCTGCCAGAGCTTCAATTTTGATGCTGGCAAAGCAGGAATACAATGAGGAATAAAGAGCAGTGGTGAAGGATCTAAAGTAAAGACACATCTTCGAAGGTGTTTTGTCTCCCTTCCCTCCCAATCTCTTTTGGGTTTCTTGCAAGTGATGACCACTGGGACTAATGGAATGTTGGGAGTCAGCTTAATCTTCAATCCACAGTGACAACTGAGGTGATTATAAAGCTCAAATTTGGCTGAAATATGGTATAAACAATTTAGTCTTAGAGGCAATGTGggtttctttttgaacaaaatcATTATGGGAATCTTGTTGCTAACTATCATAATTTTGAGCAAAAAACTTTGATTTGATCTCAATTGTTTTCAAAATAATTATACTATCATTTGTTGATCAAAACTAGTTAAATTGGATCATTTAATTCCTAACTATCATAGTTTCAATAATATGCATCTACTTTTTCATATATTTGTTCCCTTAATTCTCTTACATCACCTTTCAACCTTGCATCAAAGTCACTGATCAAGAACAATTAACAAATATCAACTTCATAATTCATGAAAGTTGatccgataaaaaaaaaattatgtttgtgATAGGTTCCGACGTAGTTTTATAATTTAGACTTCGCAATAAAGATTAGATGATTTTTAAGGTATTCCTTTCGTGACGATATAATTCGAAGTTAAAATGAAAATTCAAGAGACTTATTTTCTTCCAAGAAATGAATTCAAAATTAAGGTAAGGAACAGTTTGCAAGAGAGAGACTAATGACCATAAACACTGAAGTAAAACTGGATATCCAATGAAGTTTATTCACCACATAAACAACCACTGATGGagaagaacagaagaagaagagagtaATGCCTAACAAGCTCGACAAAGAAGCCTAAGAACCAACAATGACCAATGCAAAGACCTCCCAATTGAGATCACTTGCTCAACTCTTTGCGATCCCAATCTACCAACTAAAATAGGATCTGAGTTAAGCCAAGGAAGAAGAATGAGCTGCTTCGCCAACATCAACCAGTATCTGTGCCCCCGCCTCACATGCTTCTTGCAAGCATTTCTTGGTACCTCCTATAAGACTCCTGCTTCTCCAGCCTAAACTTCTCATAGCAGCTTGCTATGAACTTCTCTGCCAGTCGGTCGATCTCATTTCCGCCACAGCCATCGTCATCATCTCCTGTGGAGGCTTCGGCAGTCTTCTCGTCAAGCCAGTGGAGGTGCTCAGAAGCCGGCGGGTCCATGTCGCAGCCCATGTCATCCGTGGAGATCATCGAATTCCAGGTAGAGTCGTAGTACAGACACTGACTCACGTCGAACTCCTCTGTCTCCGGCGGATCTGGGATGGGAGTGATGTGCGACGAGGGCCGGTGGAGGTATGGCTTGATGGAGCTGAAGAGTTCCTTCTTGCTTCTCCTCCTCCGCTTGATCCTGTAGATGCCGGTGCGGGTGCTCCTCCTGTTGACGAGCTCCACCACCATGGACTTGGCGTTGGTGAGGGCTTGGAGGACATGCCGGATGTGTGGAACGAGGTAGGATCGGAGAAAGGCTTTGAATTTGAGGGTGGATGAGTTTGTTTTCGTAGAGAAATCATAGGAAGAGTGCAGGTAGTTcagatggtggtggtggtaagCCATGAACTCCAGCACCTCAttctgatgaactaatgggtttatAAGCATGTTAAGGCCATGGAACAGTTGCCACCCTTGTGGACCCAAATCACAGAGACTTCCATATCTCATCAGATCATTAGCTAAATGATTTGACTCTAAACTTTGTTCCTTTCCTTAATTAGGATTGAGTGAAAGAAAGAATTCCTTGAGGAGGAATATGAGCATAAAGAAGCCTCTCTAATCTTCAATCCTTATTTGAGGAATTCAGATCGGGTAACAAGTGCAACAGGTCTTCTGACATTTGCATGCTTGATGAGAATCTCTGAAGCAATGGAAACAAGGCAAAGTGTGCAGCAACATATGTGAGCCTGAGCCCACTTTGGTCTCTGTTGGGGTACATCCAGTCACATGGAAGATTGAGACAGATGAGACTCCTTTTGTTTCAGTACTCCTTTCAAGTCAAATATCACCTGCAAAGCAGTCCATAACATTCCACCCTCCCCCCAGTTTTAGATTCTCTTCAAAGTAACTTGTCATCTCTTTGTCTTACTGATGCATTAGGATGCATGATGCTGTGATAACATGCAAGAACCCAACTGCCTTGCCAAAGAAGGCTCCATGAGAAGATGTCTCTTTAGCAGAGAACTGCAGGATTGATGGTGCCTTCTAAGATGCAGAAAGGAAGTGCTAATCCTTCGACCCTTTAATCTGAAGGTTGTGTTACAGAAACCACTAACCAGAGCAAGGCAGCAAGTGCATGATTGTGGCATTATAGGAGCTGTGGTGTGCACTTTTGTTTCCCTACCTTGGGAGATTCTTGTAAGTAGGCAGCAGAAAGGAAGTTGATTGAGATGGATCAGTGATGGAATCTTATACCGCCAGCTTTCTTTATAGTTGCCTCCCATCAAAGTTTCAGGATTAGCACGCCAAACTATAAAGCAGGTTGTACCATAAGCCTTCCTGTTATCATGTCTAGATATGTTACAACATCCAAAGACCATGTTCTTGTCGTTTACATCTGCTTCTTGTCCATATCAAATCTATATCGATCCCTTTGTCTCTCAAATCATAGTCCCTTTCCATAAGCCATGATGCAAACTATTTGCTTCTCCTTAAGAAAGATGATACATTCTATTTACTGCGGATTCTTATAGAGCAATGCATAAGACATCGTAGCACATATCGGAGATTCAGACCTTCAACCTACGAGAAAGAAATCTAACATATATCATCAGCCTAGATGCATTGGGCCCTTCTTAATCTCCCCAACACTTGTAATCTCACTTTGCTCAGATTCCATAGTTCAAGAATGGAAACCGGGCAATCATGGACTTTCCATTGAAAGGAAAAAAGTAGATGATGATTAGGTTGGCTGAGGTTGAAGAATTGTCACGAAACAACCACATTGCACAATCTGTTGGGTAGAAAAAGTAAAGCTAGGATTAGGATTCTTAATCTAAGAATCCAAGGAAGTAGTGATTGTGGGGACGTTTTCCCtttctctcctttttctttctttgagaCAAAAGGCAATAGTCATATTACATTGCAAAAGGCTGAAATGAaatgaggaggaagagaaaagaGGCATGTATTAGGGGACTTGTATGATGACTCAGACCTTGCATTACGATGATATGATAACCTCTTGCATTTGATTGTTTCCAGAAACCCAATTAGTCAGTGCTCTTATGAACAGGCTTAGCCAAGGAGGTGTTTTCATCCAATACAAACAGGTCATGCTGTGGTTTCTATGAAATGATCATTGCTTGAGCTAGCTTGGCACTTGAGAAGGACACCAATCTACATTTGAGGATAACGGTTTAAAGTATTCAGCAAACATCACTTTAATTTCTGAAGGTTTTATTGGGACACAACCAAAGTGCCAAGAATGTAATCTTGGGGTCCATGCAACAACAAGTTCTTCTGCAAACTTCTATGCTGGTGTTCCAATTCTTACAGACTAAGTATATGTAGACTTGCATTTGGTTTATAACTGATTAATCCTTTTATGTTGTATGCTATCAATTTGGTATAGAAGATTACTATGGTGAAATGTTAGTGGGTATCATACTGTAAGAACATTAAATGAAGGTTAATTAGATTTGATTGTATTTTGGAGCTACATGTCTTGGAGCTTTTGTAGTTTGAAGGTTTGATATTGCCTGAATGCTCAATATACAATGATATAACTAGAGTAAAGAATTCAAGCATGGAAAATGCTACTTGTCAGAAGTTTCTAGCCtctcttattattttttatcgtCCGAGAAATTTCTTTGGAAGATTCATCCTCTGAAGCTTTATTAATATATTAGGGACTTCTTTGGACTAAAGAATGCTTCTGACCACAATTTAATCTTGTAGTTCTTCTAAGTGTTTTTCTTATTAGAATATTATTTGAATCAACAGGTTATTCTTAAGTGAAATTATATGATCATTTTatccccttaatttgttttctgcTAGCCTTCATTTAGCATGTGATCATCCAGATTCTTTGAATCAATACTcttttctatttcaaatgagctttGAAGTCTCAATTCTCTTTGCACACAAACACTAACTTGTGTTGAAGTAATAAATAATTTACTGAAAATTGTATGTATCCATTAGTTTTTTTCTAGGCATAGAGTTAAATTTGTCTCAGATACTCTTAAAAGAGCAACCAGTGTGTTTCACTTCCACCCAAAGTTGTTGTAATTTGAAGGTTACTTCTTTGGAGATGAGAGTTCACTACATCAGCATGAATTTGAAATCCCTGGAAAGTAAGATCTCAGGAAATTGCAGAGCATCTTGCAGAAAAAGCTGGTCAATACAGTGGCAATTAAGATGGTTCCACTGTCTGATTCATCAATCATTCTCAGGTGCCACTCTTATCTGGTGTTCCCTTCTTTTCTTCCATCTGATGTCCTCCACCTACAACTGCACAAATCACAGTCAATTACATTCTGAGTTGGCACCTATGGTTTCCTCTTTTTTCCTTCAAGGAAATATACTTGATAGGGTGCTGATATCTGATCAGTTCTTTAAGACATATCTTCAATCCCCTTTCAGACATATATATAAATTTGAATTCACAATGTTGGATAAACAAATAATGCTTTGCCCTCAATTTAGTGGGCTAAAACAGAGGCCATAAATGTTTTTACTTGTCATTGGAAGTATTCATAGTCCCAACTCTGAGCACTCTCC harbors:
- the LOC135622059 gene encoding uncharacterized protein LOC135622059, yielding MRYGSLCDLGPQGWQLFHGLNMLINPLVHQNEVLEFMAYHHHHLNYLHSSYDFSTKTNSSTLKFKAFLRSYLVPHIRHVLQALTNAKSMVVELVNRRSTRTGIYRIKRRRRSKKELFSSIKPYLHRPSSHITPIPDPPETEEFDVSQCLYYDSTWNSMISTDDMGCDMDPPASEHLHWLDEKTAEASTGDDDDGCGGNEIDRLAEKFIASCYEKFRLEKQESYRRYQEMLARSM